The following proteins are encoded in a genomic region of Rattus rattus isolate New Zealand chromosome 2, Rrattus_CSIRO_v1, whole genome shotgun sequence:
- the Nanos2 gene encoding nanos homolog 2, with protein MDLPPFDRWRDYFNLSQVVLGIIQSRKQRLEDEVSEELASRPQGMSERGLEVSPGSLATACNFCKHNGESRHVYTSHQLKTPEGVVVCPILRHYVCPLCGATGDQAHTLKYCPLNSSQQSLYRRSGRNSAGRRVKR; from the coding sequence ATGGACCTGCCACCCTTTGACAGGTGGAGAGACTACTTTAACCTGAGCCAGGTGGTGCTGGGTATAATTCAGAGCCGGAAGCAAAGACTGGAGGATGAGGTGTCTGAGGAACTGGCCTCCAGGCCCCAAGGGATGAGTGAGCGGGGCCTGGAGGTCTCCCCCGGAAGTTTGGCTACTGCATGCAACTTTTGCAAGCACAACGGAGAGTCTCGTCACGTCTACACCTCACACCAGCTGAAGACGCCTGAAGGGGTGGTAGTGTGTCCCATCCTGAGGCATTACGTGTGTCCTCTCTGTGGGGCCACTGGCGACCAGGCGCATACACTCAAGTATTGCCCACTCAACAGCAGCCAGCAGTCTCTCTACCGTCGCAGTGGACGAAACTCAGCTGGTCGCAGAGTCAAGCGATAA